Part of the Limihaloglobus sulfuriphilus genome is shown below.
CTTAACTTAAGTGTATAATTAGGGTAATAATTGATGATTTTGCAGGGTATTGCAGGATTATTAGCAAGATTAACGAAGAGTAAGGGCATAATACAATGACAGCTCGCAATACTGAATATCTTAGAAGTTTGGTTAACGAACTAAGGAAACTCCCTACAGAATGTGAGTGGGTTGAGTTTAAGCACAATAATTCAAAAAAAGAGGATATTGGAAGCTATCTTTCTGCTCTTTCTAATTCAGCCGCATTGCAAGGCAAATCTTCGGCTTATGTAGTCTGGGGAATTGACAACAAAACTCATGATATTGTCGGTACAACATTTTTACCGCATCAAGTAAAGATTGGTAATGAGGAACTTGAAAATTGGCTTTTGTGTCAATCGGCGCTTTAAATTAGGTCACTATGAGCGCGTTCAAAATGGGTCAGTTAAACCAGTTGTTATTTACTATTTTTAGTTTCATTTGTCAAGTTGGATTTGGATAAAACGATTATTTTCGACGTTATTGGGCAGATACGCCAGGCCTGTTTCGCCCGGACCGGCGGCCGGGTGAGAATGGGCCACCCAAAAAGCTCGTCGGAACCTGGCCGCCGCAAGCCGGGCGGGACAGGCCGGTTAAGACTGAGTCAGCCTTCATGGCCGGCTCTTTTCTCACAGGCACCATGCTCGGCACGGTCCTTGAGACGGTAGCTGCGGCCTGTGATGTTGATGATCTCAGCATGATGCAAAAACCTGTCCAGGATTGCGGTTGCCGATGGTACATCACCAATGAGCTTGCCCCAGTCTTCCAGCGGCCTGTTGGAGGTCATCATCGTGGATTTGTTTTCATATCGCCGCATAATGATCTCCAGCAGATACTCGCCGCAGCGTTTTGGCAGATGCTTGATGCCCATGTCATCGATTATCAGCAGCTCCGGCTTGAGATATCTGTTCATTACCTTATCCTGACAGGCAAAGGCATCTTCGTGCAGAAAATCCCTGGCAACATCAAATATCGAGCGGTACCGCACAGCCATGCCTGCCTTGACTGCCTGATAGCCTATCGCCTGACACAAATGACTCTTGCCCACACCCGGAGGGCCAAGCAGCAGAACATCAACGCCCTCACTGATAAAGCGGCATGTGGCCATATCAAATATCCGGCTTCTTTTAATCGAAGTATTGAACTGCCAGTCAAACTCCTCCAGTGTCTTGAGTTCTCTAAACCCGGCAGCCTTAATACCCCTTTGGATCTGGCGATGCTTTCTGACCAGCATCTCATCCTGCAGGATCAGTTCTAAAAACTCAGCATGAGTGAGGCTGTTGCCGGCTGCCTCCTGCAATCGAACTTCAAGTGTCTCAAGCATACCTGACAACCTTAGTGATTTTAATGTGTTATGCAGTGAATTGTTCATAATAATCTGCTCCTGAATAAGTTATGATTATTGTTCAGCCCAGAACCTCTCTTACGAATTCTCCGTAACTGGAGATATCTCTGATAATAGGGTGCTCATCTATAAATTCCATCTGGAGCTGCCTGTCACCGCCGTGTTTAATAATACTCCTGATGGTCTTCAATCGAAAAGCATTGTGGCTTAACGCTATTTTACATGCATTATCGATTTTGTTACCTTTATAGGTATTGGTCATATTCAGCAAGCCCAGAAGTACGCGGATACCAGGTATTCCTCTGGCCTCAAGCATCTGCAGGGCCCATCTCTCGGCATTGTCACCTATCAGACTGACTCGTTCAAGCATCCATACAACGCCGTTTTCTATCTTTGTTCTTTTCTCTGAATGAATATGTCCGTCCTGAGTCTGGAATCTGCCCGGCTCAACTTTAGCGTGAACAACAATCTGCTCCATGCTGCGGTTAAATACTCTTACCATATGGCCGTCCCATCTTGCCCATACCTTGCGGCCGGTATATTCCGGAGGCACCGAGTAATAGGTCCTCTCTACCTCTATATGGCCGTCCCTGTGAACGGACCGCTGAGCTTCTGTAAATGAAGGAAACCTTCCAACCGGAAGCCTCAATAAAGCAGGCTTTTCCTGTTCTGTGAACAATTTGCCTACCTGCTTGCGGGTAGTGCCGTGAATACGGGTATCGGCAATACGGCTCTCCCAGCTGAGAAGAAACTGATTCTGCTCTGAGAGGCTCTTAAAGCTGCGGCCCTTGAGGGCGTTATTTTTGACATATGCTACTGCTTTTTCAACCTTACCCTTGTGTCTTGGGGTATACGGCTTACAGGGTAAAATGGCGGTACCGTAATGACGGCAGAATGACACTATTTTTGGGTGTATCTCAGGATCATACCAGTCAGCTTTGTTTACAGCAGCTTTAAGATTATCTATTATCAGTGTTTGCGGAACACCGCCAAAGTGGTGAAAAGCGTTTTCCAGGCAATTTATAAAGTTATCGCCGGTCTGCCTGAAAACTGCCTCGCTGTAGGATTTACGGGAGAAGCTAAGCACTACCCGTATTACATGAGTTCTTTTTCGTCTGCCATCTTTCGTTATTACCGGTGCACCCGTACCAAAATCTATCTGAGCCTCTTCACCGGGCCTGCATTCAAGACGCCTGAACGGAACAGGCGAATTTTTACTGAGGCGGTTGACAAACCTGCGAACGCTGTGGTAGCTGACATCAGAGCCGTGGTCGTCACGAAGATCCTGCCATATACGCCGGCGGCTGAGCCCCATATCCAGCTTGTTCTTAATTATTTCACGGTAAGGCTCACAATTGCTTACCGGACCGGTTGAGCTTTGGGCCACCGACCCGGGAGGCGCGTTAGTGACCTGTTTTGAATTATCATTGTCTGATTTTGCATACTTACGCACCGTATCCAGGTGGATGCCAAGCTCTCTGGATATACGCCTGCAAGACCAGTTACGCTCTCTTAATGTCTGTATTACACTTCTTTTAGTCATTTTTAGATAGTTCGCCATAAAGACCTCCGTTATATTTTCGATAATATCGATAATATAACGACTCTAAGGCAAAAACTTCCTTTCAAAATGACCTATTTTGACCCGCTCATTACTGACCTGTTTTCAGCGCCGCTTAACATTTGCAACGCCTTGCTCCCAAGCTGCACTTTCAGTTCTATAAACTAAAGATTGAAGGCCAAGATATTGTCATTCTTGAAATTCCGTCTGCCAGTAAGCATCCTACATCATTTCAAAATGAAGAATGGGTAAGAGTCGGTTCTTACCGTAAGAAAATCAAAGACTATCCCGAAAAAGCGAGAGAGTTATGGCGTAATCTTGATAAAACCCCTTTTGAATCTTTGATTGTGTTAGAGAAAGTTGATGATGCCAGAGTTTTGGAGCTACTTGATTATACTGGTTATTTTGAACTATTGGAAATACCCGTTCCAGATGGAAATAAGGCTATCTTAGAAGCTCTTGTTACTGATGACGTTCTTACCGTGTGCGAAGCTGGGGGCTATAATATTACAAATCTGGGAGCAATTTTATTTGCAAAAGATTTAAATTCCTTTGGCAATGTTAAGCGGAAAGCTATTCGTGTTATCCAATACAAAGGTGAAAATAAACTTCATACTATCCGAGAACAGGTTGGAGGAAAAGGGTATGCTTCTGGCTTTGAAGGCTTAATAGAATACATCATGGCTTTATTACCAACAAATGAAGTTATAGAGTCAGGTTTACGTAAAGAAGTGCCTATGTATCCAGAATTGGCAGTTCGTGAATTGATAGCGAATGCACTTATACATCAAGACTTCTATGTAGCTGGTACTGGGCCAACGGTTGAGATTTATGATAGAAGAATTGAAATCACTAATCCGGGTGAACCGTTAGTTGAAACCAATCGGTTTCTTAATAGTCCTCCCAAGTCTCGTAATGAAAAACTGGCTTCCTTAATGCGAAGATTAGGGATTTGTGAAGAGCGTGGGAGCGGGATAGATAAAGTAGTATATGAAACAGAGTTGAACCAACTTCCAGCTCCTTTGTTTGAAGTACTAGATGGATTTACTCAGACTGTTTTATTTGCTCATAGAGACCTGAAAAATATCGATAAAACATCTCGGCAAAGGGCGTGTTATTTTCATGCTTGCCTAAAATATGAAGAACGAGACTATATGAGCAATTCTAGTT
Proteins encoded:
- a CDS encoding ATP-binding protein — protein: MTARNTEYLRSLVNELRKLPTECEWVEFKHNNSKKEDIGSYLSALSNSAALQGKSSAYVVWGIDNKTHDIVGTTFLPHQVKIGNEELENWLLCQSAL
- the istB gene encoding IS21-like element helper ATPase IstB, with protein sequence MNNSLHNTLKSLRLSGMLETLEVRLQEAAGNSLTHAEFLELILQDEMLVRKHRQIQRGIKAAGFRELKTLEEFDWQFNTSIKRSRIFDMATCRFISEGVDVLLLGPPGVGKSHLCQAIGYQAVKAGMAVRYRSIFDVARDFLHEDAFACQDKVMNRYLKPELLIIDDMGIKHLPKRCGEYLLEIIMRRYENKSTMMTSNRPLEDWGKLIGDVPSATAILDRFLHHAEIINITGRSYRLKDRAEHGACEKRAGHEG
- the istA gene encoding IS21 family transposase; translation: MTKRSVIQTLRERNWSCRRISRELGIHLDTVRKYAKSDNDNSKQVTNAPPGSVAQSSTGPVSNCEPYREIIKNKLDMGLSRRRIWQDLRDDHGSDVSYHSVRRFVNRLSKNSPVPFRRLECRPGEEAQIDFGTGAPVITKDGRRKRTHVIRVVLSFSRKSYSEAVFRQTGDNFINCLENAFHHFGGVPQTLIIDNLKAAVNKADWYDPEIHPKIVSFCRHYGTAILPCKPYTPRHKGKVEKAVAYVKNNALKGRSFKSLSEQNQFLLSWESRIADTRIHGTTRKQVGKLFTEQEKPALLRLPVGRFPSFTEAQRSVHRDGHIEVERTYYSVPPEYTGRKVWARWDGHMVRVFNRSMEQIVVHAKVEPGRFQTQDGHIHSEKRTKIENGVVWMLERVSLIGDNAERWALQMLEARGIPGIRVLLGLLNMTNTYKGNKIDNACKIALSHNAFRLKTIRSIIKHGGDRQLQMEFIDEHPIIRDISSYGEFVREVLG
- a CDS encoding ATP-binding protein, with product MQRLAPKLHFQFYKLKIEGQDIVILEIPSASKHPTSFQNEEWVRVGSYRKKIKDYPEKARELWRNLDKTPFESLIVLEKVDDARVLELLDYTGYFELLEIPVPDGNKAILEALVTDDVLTVCEAGGYNITNLGAILFAKDLNSFGNVKRKAIRVIQYKGENKLHTIREQVGGKGYASGFEGLIEYIMALLPTNEVIESGLRKEVPMYPELAVRELIANALIHQDFYVAGTGPTVEIYDRRIEITNPGEPLVETNRFLNSPPKSRNEKLASLMRRLGICEERGSGIDKVVYETELNQLPAPLFEVLDGFTQTVLFAHRDLKNIDKTSRQRACYFHACLKYEERDYMSNSSLRERFGIDAKNSAMVSRIIKDSLEAGLICLFDESVGAKAKRYIPAWARS